Proteins encoded together in one Armatimonadota bacterium window:
- the gatA gene encoding Asp-tRNA(Asn)/Glu-tRNA(Gln) amidotransferase subunit GatA, whose amino-acid sequence MSNELLLTAAEAGRLIAARKLSSVELTRACLERMAAVEPRIHAFVRITDDLALERAAEVDRRIGAGEKLGPLAGVPIALKDILCTRGIPTTCCSRILEDFVPPYDATVIQRLREAGLVFLGKTNLDEFAMGSSTENSAFGPTRNPWALHRVPGGSSGGSAAALAALEAPLAIGTDTGGSIRQPAAFCGVSGLKPTYGRVSRYGLIAFASSLDQVGPMARDARDCALLLQVLAGHDPLDSTSIDAEVPDYAGALKGGVKGLRVGIPREFFEYRGSRVSSAIEEAVRAAAGVLEGLGAVCEEVSTPHLQYVIPVYYIIAPAEASSNLARYDGVAYGHRTPAGASDIVELYRETREQGFGPEVKRRIMLGTYALSAGYYDAYYLKASQVRTLIRGDFERAFEHHDLLLAPTTPSPPFRLGEKADDPVQM is encoded by the coding sequence GCTGACCCGCGCCTGCCTGGAGCGCATGGCCGCAGTCGAGCCGCGCATTCACGCCTTCGTACGCATAACCGACGACCTGGCGCTCGAACGGGCTGCGGAGGTTGACCGCCGCATCGGCGCCGGCGAGAAGCTCGGCCCGCTGGCGGGAGTGCCTATCGCCCTCAAGGATATTCTCTGCACCCGCGGCATTCCCACCACCTGCTGCTCGCGCATCCTCGAGGATTTCGTTCCACCCTACGATGCCACGGTGATCCAGAGGCTGCGCGAGGCGGGGCTGGTGTTCCTGGGCAAGACGAACCTGGACGAGTTCGCCATGGGCTCGTCCACCGAGAACAGCGCCTTCGGTCCCACCCGCAACCCGTGGGCGCTCCACCGCGTCCCCGGCGGCTCCAGCGGCGGATCGGCCGCGGCGCTGGCCGCCCTGGAGGCCCCTCTCGCCATCGGCACCGATACCGGCGGTTCGATTCGCCAGCCGGCGGCCTTCTGCGGGGTGTCCGGTCTCAAGCCAACCTATGGCCGCGTATCGCGGTATGGGCTCATCGCCTTCGCTTCCAGCCTCGACCAGGTCGGCCCCATGGCGCGCGACGCGCGGGACTGCGCGCTGCTGCTGCAAGTGCTGGCGGGGCATGACCCGTTGGACTCGACCTCGATTGACGCGGAGGTGCCGGACTACGCTGGGGCGCTGAAGGGCGGGGTCAAAGGCTTACGCGTCGGCATCCCGCGCGAGTTCTTCGAGTACCGCGGCTCCCGGGTATCGAGCGCGATCGAGGAGGCGGTGCGCGCGGCGGCGGGGGTGCTCGAGGGCCTGGGCGCGGTGTGCGAGGAGGTCTCGACCCCGCACCTGCAATACGTGATCCCGGTTTACTACATCATCGCCCCCGCCGAGGCGAGCTCCAACCTTGCGCGCTACGACGGCGTCGCCTATGGCCACCGCACGCCCGCGGGCGCGTCCGACATCGTCGAGCTCTACCGGGAAACGCGCGAGCAGGGCTTCGGCCCCGAGGTCAAGCGGCGCATCATGCTCGGCACCTATGCTCTCAGCGCCGGCTACTACGACGCCTACTACCTCAAGGCGTCACAGGTGCGCACCCTCATCCGCGGCGACTTCGAACGCGCGTTCGAGCATCATGACCTGCTGCTGGCCCCGACCACGCCCAGCCCGCCCTTCCGCCTCGGCGAGAAGGCCGACGACCCCGTGCAGATGTA